The proteins below are encoded in one region of Methanobacterium aggregans:
- a CDS encoding protein translocase SEC61 complex subunit gamma: MSLSKESTVNFLKLCQRVLHVSKKPDRSEYLNVAKITGIGVIIIGVVGFIISMIAQLLGQ, translated from the coding sequence ATGAGTTTAAGTAAAGAGTCAACAGTCAATTTTCTAAAATTATGTCAAAGAGTTCTGCATGTGTCTAAAAAGCCAGACAGAAGTGAATACTTAAATGTTGCCAAAATAACTGGCATTGGAGTTATAATAATAGGTGTTGTAGGATTTATAATCAGTATGATAGCTCAGCTTTTAGGCCAGTAA
- a CDS encoding 50S ribosomal protein L11 yields the protein MAKETVEILIDGGKATPGPPLGPAIGPLGINMMQVVEEINKKTSDFSGMKVPVKVIVDIGTKAFEVEVGTPPTTALIKDELKIEKGSQDPGTDKVADLKVEQALKIARMKFDALLSNDYKMAAKEVIGTCVSMGLTVEGKDPREVQKEIDEGVYDSVLVQDA from the coding sequence ATGGCAAAAGAAACTGTAGAAATTCTTATAGACGGCGGTAAAGCCACTCCAGGACCACCATTAGGTCCTGCAATAGGTCCGCTGGGCATTAACATGATGCAAGTGGTTGAAGAGATCAACAAAAAAACTTCAGATTTCAGTGGAATGAAGGTACCAGTTAAGGTTATAGTTGATATCGGCACCAAAGCATTTGAAGTGGAAGTTGGTACACCACCAACAACTGCACTCATAAAGGATGAACTCAAAATAGAGAAGGGTTCACAGGATCCTGGAACAGACAAAGTAGCAGACCTCAAAGTTGAACAGGCATTGAAAATCGCTCGTATGAAATTCGATGCATTACTGTCCAACGACTACAAAATGGCTGCTAAAGAGGTTATAGGTACCTGTGTAAGCATGGGCCTAACAGTCGAAGGAAAAGATCCAAGAGAAGTGCAGAAAGAAATAGATGAAGGAGTATACGATAGTGTACTTGTTCAGGATGCTTAA
- a CDS encoding transcription elongation factor Spt5 produces MIYAIRTLVGQEKNVARIIARNVKTSGIEVYSILVPETLRGYILIESETKIDMQNPAFKVPHMKGAIEGEIPYDEIQTFLNPEPITASIKKGSIVELVSGPFKGEKAKVIRIDESKEDVVLELIEAAVPIPVTVKGDQIRLIQKEAD; encoded by the coding sequence TTGATCTATGCAATAAGAACCCTTGTGGGCCAGGAGAAAAACGTTGCAAGAATCATTGCAAGAAATGTTAAAACAAGTGGGATTGAAGTTTACTCAATCTTAGTGCCTGAAACACTTAGAGGATACATTTTAATTGAATCCGAAACAAAAATAGACATGCAGAATCCTGCATTTAAGGTTCCCCACATGAAGGGTGCAATCGAAGGTGAAATACCCTACGATGAGATACAAACCTTTTTAAACCCAGAACCTATCACAGCTTCCATCAAAAAGGGAAGTATTGTGGAACTGGTATCAGGACCCTTTAAGGGAGAAAAGGCTAAAGTTATCAGGATAGATGAATCTAAAGAAGATGTGGTCTTAGAACTTATCGAGGCCGCAGTTCCAATTCCTGTTACAGTTAAAGGTGATCAAATTAGATTAATACAGAAGGAGGCAGATTAA
- a CDS encoding GTP-binding protein, whose translation MRMVIVAGTPGSGKTAVLIHALKNLKQRDLKSSVVKIDCLYTDDDKKFAKVGVPTKVGLSMDMCPDHYAIYNIDDMISWAEENESDFLVVETAGLCHRCAPYTMNCLGVCVIDATSGPNTPLKVGPFLSTADIAVVTKGDMISQAEREIFRERVLEVNPKCKIIEANGLSGQGCVELAEEMIKSKEVALDEEKLRHSAPLAVCTLCVGETKVNKKYHRGILRRIDGFQSYEGE comes from the coding sequence ATGAGGATGGTAATTGTTGCCGGAACTCCAGGTTCTGGAAAGACAGCTGTACTGATACATGCCCTTAAAAATCTTAAACAAAGGGATCTCAAATCGTCTGTGGTTAAAATCGACTGCCTGTACACAGATGATGATAAAAAATTTGCCAAAGTTGGGGTACCAACGAAGGTGGGACTTTCCATGGACATGTGTCCAGACCACTATGCAATCTACAACATAGATGACATGATAAGCTGGGCAGAGGAAAATGAATCAGATTTTCTTGTTGTTGAAACAGCAGGGCTCTGCCACAGATGTGCCCCATACACAATGAACTGTCTTGGTGTCTGTGTTATAGACGCAACCAGTGGACCCAACACTCCCCTTAAAGTTGGTCCATTTCTTAGTACTGCAGATATTGCAGTCGTAACAAAGGGTGACATGATATCTCAGGCTGAACGTGAAATATTCAGGGAAAGAGTCCTTGAAGTAAACCCCAAATGTAAAATAATAGAAGCAAATGGACTTTCAGGTCAGGGATGTGTTGAACTGGCTGAAGAAATGATAAAATCCAAAGAAGTAGCCCTTGACGAGGAAAAATTAAGACATTCAGCACCTCTTGCTGTGTGCACACTTTGTGTTGGTGAAACCAAGGTTAACAAAAAATATCACCGAGGAATACTCCGTAGAATTGATGGATTCCAGAGTTACGAAG
- the ftsZ gene encoding cell division protein FtsZ, which produces MKSLINNTIKESEKRRERSEVEAHHEYDDSIDSDLKEIIQRSRAKIYVIGTGGAGNNTVSRLSEIGIAGAGTISVNTDAQDLFYSKSDHKILIGRDTCGGLGAGGVPDVGEQSAEESEEQIKAKLEGSDMVFVTCGLGGGTGTGSAPVISKLAKKLGALTIAVATMPFSAEGLRRRENAEKGLEKLQNAADTVIVIPNDKLLEVAPNLPINKAFMVADEILGRAVKGITELITKPGLIGLDFADIRSIMMGSGMAMIGMGESDSGDRAIESVHEALNSPLLDLDISNAKGALINISGSSDLTLHEAEKVVQIVADELDPDANIIWGTQIQEDLQNTVRTTIVVAGVKSPHIFGMPGEREYVEEKTKETVPESSLEEFIDGVF; this is translated from the coding sequence TTGAAATCTCTTATAAACAATACCATAAAAGAATCTGAAAAGAGAAGGGAAAGATCAGAAGTTGAAGCCCATCATGAATATGATGATAGCATCGACAGCGATCTTAAAGAGATTATACAAAGAAGCCGGGCTAAAATCTATGTTATTGGAACTGGAGGGGCAGGGAATAACACAGTTTCAAGACTTAGTGAAATAGGAATAGCCGGAGCAGGAACTATTTCGGTAAATACCGACGCACAGGATCTTTTCTACTCAAAATCAGACCACAAAATACTCATTGGTCGGGACACATGCGGAGGTCTTGGAGCCGGCGGAGTGCCTGATGTAGGAGAACAAAGTGCTGAGGAAAGCGAAGAACAGATCAAAGCCAAACTCGAAGGTTCAGACATGGTCTTTGTAACCTGCGGTCTTGGTGGAGGAACAGGAACCGGTTCTGCACCAGTTATATCCAAACTGGCAAAGAAACTAGGGGCTCTTACAATAGCAGTTGCAACAATGCCATTCAGTGCAGAAGGACTCAGAAGAAGAGAAAACGCTGAAAAGGGACTTGAAAAGCTCCAAAATGCTGCAGACACCGTAATAGTCATCCCAAACGACAAGCTCCTTGAAGTAGCACCTAACCTGCCAATAAACAAGGCTTTCATGGTTGCAGATGAGATACTTGGAAGGGCTGTGAAGGGCATAACAGAACTCATAACCAAACCTGGTTTAATCGGCCTGGACTTTGCAGATATAAGAAGCATCATGATGGGCTCAGGAATGGCAATGATAGGAATGGGCGAATCCGACTCAGGTGACAGGGCAATAGAATCTGTTCATGAAGCACTCAACAGTCCTCTTCTGGACCTGGACATATCCAATGCCAAAGGTGCACTCATTAACATATCTGGAAGCTCAGACCTGACACTGCACGAAGCAGAGAAGGTTGTGCAGATAGTTGCAGATGAACTGGATCCAGATGCAAACATAATCTGGGGTACACAGATACAGGAAGACCTGCAGAACACAGTCAGAACAACCATAGTTGTGGCCGGAGTTAAATCACCACACATATTTGGAATGCCTGGCGAACGTGAGTATGTAGAAGAAAAAACGAAAGAAACTGTTCCAGAATCTTCACTAGAAGAATTCATTGATGGTGTTTTTTAA
- a CDS encoding 50S ribosomal protein L10 → MPHVASWKKEEVESLKELIESHDVVGMANLSDIPAPQLQKMRRALKDSAVVKMSRKTLMTLALSESKKENIADLGEHMDGQPAMIFTDMNPFKLYKILEDSKTEAPAKPGSIAPEDIVVPKGDTAFKPGPILGELQKVGIPAKIDKGKIVITSDKTVVAEGETISREIASMLTRLEIFPMEVGIDLVAAYEDQTVYTSDLLTIDEEKTIADVQKAFTQALNLSVNAVIFNKESVPVILQNANTKAMNLALNADILTSKTRDMILAKAYAQMLALASEVSGKDTDAVDDELREKLNSQATAAAPKDDKKPEDDEEEEVEEEKEEDAAAGLGALFG, encoded by the coding sequence ATGCCTCATGTAGCTAGTTGGAAGAAGGAAGAGGTGGAAAGCCTCAAAGAACTCATAGAAAGCCATGATGTTGTGGGTATGGCTAACCTTTCAGACATACCAGCTCCTCAGCTTCAGAAGATGCGAAGAGCCTTGAAGGACAGTGCAGTTGTTAAGATGTCAAGGAAAACTCTAATGACCCTTGCACTCTCAGAGTCCAAAAAGGAAAACATAGCAGATCTTGGAGAACACATGGATGGGCAGCCAGCCATGATCTTCACAGATATGAACCCCTTCAAGCTGTACAAGATACTTGAGGACAGTAAAACAGAAGCTCCTGCAAAACCTGGAAGCATTGCACCAGAAGACATAGTGGTGCCAAAGGGTGATACGGCCTTCAAACCTGGTCCAATACTTGGTGAGCTTCAGAAAGTGGGTATTCCTGCAAAGATCGATAAGGGCAAAATAGTTATAACCAGTGATAAAACAGTAGTTGCTGAGGGAGAGACTATCTCCAGGGAAATTGCAAGTATGTTAACCAGACTTGAAATATTCCCAATGGAAGTTGGAATCGACCTTGTAGCTGCTTATGAAGATCAAACAGTTTACACATCGGACCTATTGACAATCGACGAAGAGAAAACAATAGCAGATGTACAGAAAGCCTTCACTCAGGCATTGAACCTGTCAGTGAACGCCGTGATATTCAACAAGGAGTCCGTACCAGTAATACTGCAGAATGCAAACACCAAAGCAATGAACCTGGCACTGAATGCAGATATTTTAACATCCAAAACCAGGGACATGATACTTGCAAAAGCTTATGCACAGATGCTTGCACTTGCATCTGAAGTATCAGGCAAGGATACAGATGCAGTTGACGATGAACTTCGAGAAAAACTGAATTCACAGGCCACTGCAGCAGCCCCGAAGGATGATAAAAAACCCGAAGACGATGAAGAGGAAGAAGTTGAAGAAGAGAAAGAAGAGGATGCAGCAGCAGGTCTCGGAGCTCTATTCGGCTGA
- the comA gene encoding phosphosulfolactate synthase gives MNAFNFLTQIHVKDAEEGITMMLDKGMGPRAVEDLLQISGDYVDLAKFGWGTSAVHERDIIKAKVETYLSHDVKPYPGGTLFEVAYIQNKFEEFLNESQKLGFEAIEISDGTIDISIEERERIIREVKDNGFMTITEVGKKDPRKDGEMTIDQRIDLVNFDIEAGADKVLIEAREGGKGIGIYDSDGNVKEDDVELFMKKTDINKIIWEAPHKNQQVYMILKFGANVNLGNIPPDEITALETMRMGLRGDTLGKVNLQ, from the coding sequence ATGAATGCATTTAATTTTCTCACACAGATTCACGTTAAAGATGCTGAAGAAGGCATTACAATGATGTTGGATAAAGGAATGGGTCCAAGAGCTGTTGAAGATCTGCTTCAAATATCTGGAGATTATGTGGATCTTGCAAAATTTGGATGGGGAACCTCAGCCGTCCATGAAAGAGACATTATAAAAGCTAAAGTTGAAACGTACTTATCCCATGATGTAAAACCATACCCTGGCGGGACATTGTTTGAAGTTGCATACATTCAAAATAAATTCGAAGAATTTTTAAATGAATCCCAGAAACTTGGATTTGAGGCAATAGAAATATCTGACGGCACAATTGACATATCCATTGAAGAAAGGGAAAGAATAATCCGTGAAGTGAAGGATAATGGCTTCATGACAATAACCGAGGTTGGAAAGAAGGATCCAAGAAAAGATGGTGAAATGACCATTGATCAACGGATCGATCTTGTTAATTTTGACATAGAAGCAGGTGCCGATAAAGTCCTCATTGAAGCAAGGGAAGGTGGAAAGGGAATAGGTATCTACGACAGTGATGGCAATGTTAAAGAAGACGATGTTGAATTATTCATGAAAAAAACGGATATCAACAAAATAATCTGGGAAGCTCCACATAAAAATCAGCAAGTTTACATGATACTGAAATTTGGAGCAAATGTGAACCTTGGAAATATCCCACCTGATGAAATAACGGCACTTGAAACCATGAGAATGGGGTTGAGGGGAGACACTTTGGGAAAGGTGAACCTGCAATGA
- the rpl12p gene encoding 50S ribosomal protein P1 yields the protein MEYIYAAMLLHTADQEINEENVKKVLEAAGTEADEARIKALIAALEDVDIEEAIAKTAVAAAAPAAAAAPAAAEEEEEEEEEEEEKEEEAAAGLGALFG from the coding sequence ATGGAATATATATACGCAGCAATGTTATTGCACACAGCAGATCAGGAAATTAACGAAGAGAACGTTAAAAAGGTATTAGAAGCAGCAGGAACAGAAGCAGACGAAGCAAGGATCAAAGCATTAATAGCAGCACTCGAAGATGTTGACATCGAAGAAGCTATAGCTAAAACAGCAGTAGCAGCCGCAGCACCTGCAGCAGCCGCAGCACCTGCAGCAGCTGAAGAAGAAGAGGAAGAAGAGGAAGAGGAAGAAGAGAAAGAAGAAGAAGCAGCAGCCGGTCTCGGCGCACTCTTCGGATAA
- a CDS encoding 50S ribosomal protein L1: MKQEILEAVKKAKEDSKPRNFTQSIDVVITIKDLDVKKPENRIDEEVFLPNGRGKDVKIAFIAEGELALQAKNAGADLVITKEELQKLGKNRKEAKKIANKHDFFVAQADFMPLVGRFLGPVLGPRKKMPKPVPATAKAEPIMGKLKSTAKVRIKDQPVIQAIVGSQDMDDELIAENIEAVLDIMDRKLEKGRSQIKAMYVKTTMGPVARVV, from the coding sequence ATGAAACAAGAGATATTGGAAGCGGTGAAGAAGGCTAAAGAAGACTCAAAGCCGAGGAACTTCACACAATCCATTGATGTTGTTATAACCATCAAGGATTTAGACGTGAAAAAGCCAGAAAACCGTATAGATGAAGAAGTGTTTCTCCCAAATGGTCGTGGTAAAGACGTTAAAATTGCCTTCATAGCTGAAGGTGAGTTAGCGCTTCAGGCCAAAAACGCAGGTGCAGACCTGGTTATAACCAAGGAAGAACTTCAAAAACTTGGTAAAAACCGTAAGGAAGCGAAAAAAATTGCAAACAAGCATGACTTTTTCGTTGCACAGGCAGATTTCATGCCCCTTGTGGGTAGATTCCTAGGACCTGTATTAGGACCAAGGAAAAAAATGCCTAAACCTGTTCCTGCAACAGCCAAAGCCGAACCAATAATGGGAAAACTTAAAAGCACAGCAAAAGTTAGAATAAAAGATCAACCAGTCATACAAGCAATTGTAGGCTCCCAAGATATGGATGATGAACTCATTGCAGAGAACATCGAAGCCGTGCTTGATATAATGGACAGAAAACTGGAGAAAGGAAGAAGCCAGATAAAGGCCATGTACGTTAAAACAACCATGGGCCCAGTAGCGAGGGTGGTCTAA
- a CDS encoding ATP-binding cassette domain-containing protein translates to MIEKITVIGGYDKQGNKEPVEEVIIKKGEIFGVVGPTGSGKSSLIGDIEQLAQEDTFSRRKILVNDEEPSYEDRTNPRKKMVAQLSQNMNFLADMSVGDFLNLHAKCRGASDKCVDSVIKLANTLTGEPIKKDFDLTILSGGQSRALMVADVAIISDSPIVLIDEIENAGIRKHDALKVLSGHGKIVMVVTHDPVLALMTDKRIVMKSGGMQNVVGTTPAEKAISQKLNKIDELMLSLRDKVRNGEVIEDINMEDVKL, encoded by the coding sequence ATGATAGAAAAAATAACTGTTATAGGTGGCTACGACAAACAGGGGAACAAAGAACCTGTTGAAGAAGTAATCATAAAAAAAGGTGAAATATTTGGGGTTGTTGGTCCCACAGGGAGTGGTAAAAGTTCTCTCATAGGTGACATAGAACAACTCGCACAGGAAGATACATTTTCACGCAGGAAAATCCTTGTAAATGATGAGGAACCCAGCTACGAGGACAGAACTAATCCCCGTAAAAAAATGGTGGCACAGCTGTCCCAGAACATGAATTTCCTTGCGGACATGTCTGTTGGTGATTTCTTAAATCTTCACGCTAAATGCAGGGGTGCCAGTGACAAATGTGTGGATTCCGTTATAAAATTGGCCAACACACTCACAGGAGAACCCATAAAAAAGGATTTTGACCTTACAATTTTAAGTGGAGGTCAATCAAGAGCTTTAATGGTGGCAGATGTGGCAATTATCAGTGATTCTCCAATTGTACTCATTGATGAAATAGAGAATGCAGGTATAAGAAAGCATGACGCCCTTAAGGTCCTCTCAGGGCATGGAAAGATAGTCATGGTTGTAACTCATGACCCGGTGCTTGCCTTGATGACAGATAAACGTATAGTCATGAAGAGTGGGGGAATGCAGAATGTTGTAGGAACAACACCTGCAGAAAAAGCCATATCTCAAAAACTGAATAAGATCGATGAACTCATGCTCAGTTTAAGGGACAAGGTGCGTAACGGAGAAGTTATTGAAGATATAAACATGGAAGATGTGAAATTATGA
- the alaS gene encoding alanine--tRNA ligase, producing MITMSRQLEELGFTKKTCKKCGNEFWSIGDRDTCGDAPCDEYEFIGNPATSKKYDLYGIQKEFTEFFQKNGHTPIKRYPVLAKRWRDDVFLVGASIYNFQPWVTSGMVEPPANPLVVAQPSIRLNDVDNVGRTGRHMTCFTMGAHHAFNSPEKQVYWKDETVKYCHDFIKHIGIDPSEISYIESWWKGGGNEGPCYEICVRGVELATLVFIQYKTTPEGLKEIPLKIVDTGYGLERFAWISQGTATAYDASFGPVINKLKDISGVELDQELLAENAKIAGMMDIEDIADLKVLRSRVAGKLGISVDALTKAAEPMEAVYVIADHTRCLAFMLADGVIPSNVKEGYLARLVLRRTVRFMNDLKLKESLSEMMDMQLDFLSKTYPEIKNSQEHISNIINLEEKRYGKTTSKGTKLVQKSIKYLKKENKTEIPVDMLIKLYDSHGIPPESIEEIAVAENFSAAVPDNFYTLVAAEHEEETVEEKAQIELNFPETELMFYDEPEKRDFQAELLGFHETSAVLDRTEFYPEGGGQPSDIGFLRVGDDKFRVLHAEKVQNVVLHKLSDEDAEKFKAFTGSQVEGEIDPVRRTALTRNHTATHLIVAAARRVLGEHIWQAGAQKGVKKSRIDLSHYKRIKPEELQEIELIANRFVMENHDVKTRWMNRTDAEKEYGFILYQGGVVPGTDIRTVKIENVDVQACAGTHVERTGDIGMIKITRTERIQDGVERIEFSAGEAAVEAVQRSDDLLKESSTIFKVESEQLPKTCERFFTEWKAFKNEIGRLQDQIAALKIEGIGDKAEKIGDITFLSETMDSDMGELIKIATDLTENEDGIDVVVFGNNDGKIVGASSKKAVGIGVRMNEIIKGAAKILGGGGGGRPNLAQGAGRNSEKMVDAIEYAAQKVREIVE from the coding sequence ATGATTACTATGTCTCGTCAGCTTGAAGAACTTGGATTTACAAAGAAAACATGTAAAAAATGTGGAAACGAATTTTGGTCAATAGGGGACAGGGATACCTGTGGAGATGCTCCCTGCGATGAATATGAATTTATAGGGAATCCTGCAACCAGCAAGAAGTACGATCTCTACGGAATTCAGAAGGAATTCACAGAATTCTTCCAGAAAAACGGCCACACGCCCATAAAACGATACCCCGTACTTGCAAAACGATGGAGAGATGATGTTTTCCTTGTTGGAGCTTCAATCTACAACTTCCAGCCGTGGGTAACATCTGGAATGGTTGAACCCCCTGCAAACCCACTTGTAGTGGCCCAACCATCAATCAGACTCAACGATGTGGATAACGTGGGACGTACAGGTCGCCACATGACCTGTTTCACAATGGGTGCACACCACGCATTTAACAGTCCTGAAAAACAGGTTTACTGGAAGGATGAAACTGTTAAGTACTGTCACGACTTCATAAAGCATATTGGAATTGATCCGAGTGAGATAAGCTACATTGAATCTTGGTGGAAGGGTGGGGGAAATGAAGGACCCTGCTATGAAATCTGTGTCAGGGGGGTGGAACTTGCAACCCTGGTTTTCATACAGTACAAAACAACACCAGAGGGACTTAAAGAAATTCCCCTGAAAATCGTTGACACGGGCTACGGACTTGAAAGGTTCGCATGGATCTCACAGGGCACAGCAACAGCATACGATGCATCCTTTGGACCTGTAATCAACAAACTCAAGGACATATCCGGTGTGGAACTTGACCAGGAACTCCTTGCAGAAAATGCAAAAATAGCAGGGATGATGGACATTGAGGACATTGCAGATCTTAAGGTCTTAAGATCCAGGGTTGCAGGTAAACTTGGAATATCAGTTGATGCACTTACCAAGGCTGCAGAGCCCATGGAAGCTGTTTACGTTATTGCAGATCACACCAGATGTCTTGCTTTCATGCTTGCAGATGGGGTGATACCCTCAAACGTCAAGGAAGGATACCTTGCAAGGCTTGTACTTCGAAGAACTGTGCGGTTCATGAATGACCTTAAATTAAAGGAATCCCTCTCTGAAATGATGGATATGCAGCTGGACTTTTTATCCAAGACCTACCCTGAGATCAAAAACAGTCAGGAGCATATATCCAACATAATCAACCTCGAGGAGAAACGCTACGGCAAAACAACGTCCAAGGGCACAAAACTGGTGCAAAAAAGTATAAAATATCTTAAAAAGGAGAATAAAACTGAAATCCCCGTTGACATGCTTATCAAACTCTATGATTCCCATGGAATACCACCTGAAAGCATTGAGGAAATTGCAGTGGCTGAAAACTTCAGTGCAGCCGTTCCTGACAACTTCTACACCCTTGTTGCAGCAGAGCATGAAGAGGAAACAGTTGAAGAAAAGGCCCAAATTGAACTGAACTTCCCTGAAACAGAACTGATGTTCTACGATGAACCAGAGAAAAGGGATTTCCAGGCAGAACTCCTTGGTTTCCATGAAACGAGTGCAGTACTGGATCGGACTGAATTCTATCCTGAGGGTGGAGGTCAGCCATCTGACATAGGATTCTTAAGGGTTGGTGATGATAAGTTCAGGGTTCTTCATGCTGAAAAGGTTCAGAACGTTGTTCTGCACAAACTGAGTGATGAAGATGCAGAGAAATTCAAGGCATTTACTGGGTCCCAGGTTGAAGGAGAGATCGATCCTGTGAGGAGAACCGCACTTACAAGGAACCACACAGCAACTCACCTGATCGTTGCAGCTGCAAGGAGGGTTCTTGGAGAGCACATATGGCAGGCAGGTGCCCAGAAGGGTGTTAAAAAGTCAAGGATTGACCTGTCCCACTACAAACGTATAAAGCCTGAGGAACTACAGGAGATAGAGCTCATTGCAAACAGGTTCGTTATGGAGAACCATGATGTTAAAACCCGTTGGATGAACAGAACAGATGCAGAGAAGGAGTACGGTTTCATACTCTACCAGGGAGGAGTTGTTCCCGGTACGGACATACGGACAGTTAAAATTGAAAATGTGGATGTTCAGGCCTGTGCAGGTACCCATGTGGAGCGCACAGGAGATATAGGTATGATAAAGATAACCCGTACAGAGAGGATCCAGGATGGAGTTGAGAGGATTGAATTTTCAGCTGGAGAAGCTGCAGTTGAAGCAGTTCAAAGAAGCGACGATCTCCTTAAGGAAAGCAGCACCATCTTCAAGGTTGAATCTGAACAGCTGCCTAAAACCTGTGAAAGGTTCTTCACAGAATGGAAGGCATTTAAAAATGAAATTGGAAGACTTCAGGACCAGATTGCTGCACTTAAAATTGAGGGAATTGGAGACAAAGCTGAAAAAATCGGAGACATCACCTTCTTGAGTGAGACCATGGATAGTGACATGGGTGAACTCATCAAGATCGCAACTGACCTCACGGAAAATGAAGATGGCATTGATGTGGTTGTATTTGGAAACAATGACGGCAAGATCGTTGGGGCTTCCTCCAAGAAAGCTGTGGGTATTGGTGTGAGGATGAATGAGATCATCAAGGGTGCAGCCAAGATACTTGGTGGAGGTGGTGGTGGAAGACCAAACCTTGCCCAGGGTGCCGGCCGAAACAGTGAAAAGATGGTTGATGCAATAGAATATGCTGCCCAGAAAGTTAGGGAGATTGTGGAGTGA
- a CDS encoding pyruvate kinase alpha/beta domain-containing protein: MEKTIHYFENPGIENTEKLIELVKARKEELSIKNIVIASASGSSGVKLAEMIEDASIVNVTHHAGFKGGDEIEIETKYGLELEKRGVEIYAGSHSLSGVGRGISNKFGGVTPVEVVAETLRMFSQGLKVCVEISIMAADAGLIPTNTEVIAIGGTGKGVDTAVVLSPAHMNNFFDLRIHEIIAMPRP, translated from the coding sequence ATGGAAAAAACTATTCATTACTTTGAAAATCCGGGCATAGAAAACACAGAAAAGCTCATAGAACTTGTTAAAGCTCGAAAAGAAGAATTAAGTATAAAGAACATTGTAATTGCATCTGCATCTGGAAGTTCAGGTGTTAAACTTGCAGAAATGATTGAGGATGCGAGTATCGTTAACGTGACTCACCACGCAGGTTTTAAAGGTGGGGATGAAATTGAGATTGAAACCAAGTACGGCCTAGAACTCGAGAAGAGGGGTGTTGAAATTTATGCAGGATCCCATTCCCTCAGCGGTGTTGGAAGGGGAATATCCAACAAATTTGGTGGTGTTACACCAGTTGAAGTAGTGGCAGAAACTTTAAGGATGTTCTCTCAGGGTTTAAAGGTCTGTGTTGAAATAAGCATCATGGCTGCAGATGCAGGGCTTATACCAACAAATACTGAAGTTATAGCCATAGGGGGCACTGGAAAAGGAGTAGATACTGCTGTGGTGCTCAGTCCTGCACACATGAACAACTTCTTTGACCTTAGGATACATGAGATCATTGCAATGCCCAGACCATAA